A genomic window from Planctomycetota bacterium includes:
- a CDS encoding Fe(2+)-trafficking protein, translating into MSDNVQQERIEQFRKMAADDPGNELGHLSLGRELLKAGQASEAAESFRRTLEINDRFSKAYELLGDALVAMDKPDDAATVLKRGVVVAAERGDRMPREAMEKKLTEMGQEVPDVSEVRKVEVGEGQVLDARTGEPGPRLPRQPMKGPLGEVIFANVSATTWREWIGMGTKVINELRLPMTDPRARQTYDDHMIDFLNIRELYEEAKAKG; encoded by the coding sequence ATGAGCGACAACGTTCAACAGGAGCGGATCGAGCAGTTCCGCAAGATGGCCGCCGACGACCCGGGCAACGAGCTCGGGCACCTGTCGCTGGGTCGCGAACTCCTCAAGGCCGGCCAGGCATCCGAGGCCGCGGAGAGCTTTCGCCGAACGCTCGAAATCAACGACCGGTTCAGCAAGGCCTACGAGCTGCTGGGTGATGCGCTGGTCGCGATGGACAAGCCCGACGACGCGGCCACAGTCCTAAAACGCGGCGTCGTCGTCGCAGCCGAGCGCGGCGATCGCATGCCACGCGAGGCGATGGAGAAGAAGCTCACCGAGATGGGTCAAGAGGTGCCCGACGTCTCGGAGGTCCGCAAGGTCGAGGTCGGCGAGGGCCAGGTCCTCGACGCGCGCACCGGCGAGCCGGGCCCGCGCCTGCCGCGCCAGCCGATGAAGGGGCCGCTGGGCGAGGTCATCTTCGCCAACGTCTCAGCCACGACGTGGCGCGAGTGGATTGGCATGGGCACCAAGGTCATCAACGAGTTGCGTCTGCCGATGACCGACCCTCGCGCCCGCCAGACCTACGACGACC